Proteins encoded by one window of Massilia sp. NR 4-1:
- a CDS encoding AMP-binding protein, with protein sequence MTDTTFAVRLESFGTRLAIVADDGCFWSYAQLAAAADRAATALQGPRQLVIVEAANRIECVCAYLACLRRGWPVVLAEPGSTARDSRIADTFQAGLVFRENEDGGWAFQTLPGAREPALHPELCLLLSTSGSTGSPKLVRLSLTNIEKNAQAIAEYLGILTTDKAITALPLFYSYGMSVLNSHLAVGATVLLSEYSVAQDEFWQRFETEGATSLAGVPFSFDVLERIGFRQRRYPALRYLTQAGGRLPAERVLAYAEWARAQGKQMFVMYGQTEAAPRMAYVPPAQLHANPDCIGVPVPGGAFELVEEDGTPVTAADQPGELVYRGPNVMMGYAESAADLARGAGPAELRTGDLACRKANGNYYIVGRKSRFSKILGLRISLDEIERWLEQRGVYGAVGGDDKLIAVAMVQRAGRAELKQALLERFGLPASAVEVRVLDPLPTLPSGKVDHRAVLRLVRQAAGEELPEAPRSLLEAYSVVLGVQDVRPEDSFLDLDGDSVSFVDISLLIESYLGHLPENWEARSIAELEALKLPAAAAREEHRPRRFAVAAMVAFSLLAVGEASLQMRHYLKTGRSAAALLTGSGAMVFNKDWGLTTYRPHFSRTVLSNGGRFDVNSLGFRSPEIAAAPQANELRVVVAGASTVSGAYAATNQDTFPSLLEQRLRQQMPSRPVNVVNAGIEGYTLDDIERLVERALIGLKPAAVVIYPGFNDMSGICRAARSHEKPAHAPQPSLPRWMLTREILAKNTVSLREPPVRAAVVDPAQHMTDGYAARLDAIVGRLQSAGIVPVLMTVARATKHERQPGSVQLAQTALFYNPCLDLAGLLKASAMYNRAIANVARQRRTALVDLARAMPGGRDYFVDGGHFTARGERFTADYLFRSMYSQPELARGLGIPQRMEVASGGAFTSKEK encoded by the coding sequence ATGACGGACACGACGTTTGCAGTACGGCTGGAATCCTTCGGGACGCGTTTGGCGATCGTGGCCGATGACGGCTGCTTCTGGTCCTACGCCCAATTGGCCGCCGCCGCCGACCGCGCCGCCACCGCCCTGCAAGGGCCGCGCCAGCTGGTTATTGTCGAGGCAGCCAACCGCATCGAATGCGTCTGCGCCTATCTGGCCTGCCTGCGCCGCGGCTGGCCCGTGGTGCTGGCTGAACCGGGTTCCACCGCACGCGATTCCCGTATTGCCGATACTTTCCAGGCCGGCCTGGTGTTCCGCGAGAACGAAGACGGCGGCTGGGCATTTCAAACTTTACCAGGGGCAAGGGAACCCGCCCTGCATCCCGAGCTTTGTCTCCTTCTGTCGACATCGGGCAGTACCGGCAGCCCGAAACTGGTCCGTTTGTCGCTGACAAATATCGAAAAAAATGCCCAAGCCATTGCCGAATATTTGGGCATTTTGACCACGGATAAGGCTATCACGGCGCTACCGTTGTTTTATTCCTACGGGATGTCCGTACTGAATTCCCATCTGGCGGTGGGCGCCACCGTGCTGCTGAGCGAATACTCGGTGGCCCAGGACGAGTTCTGGCAGCGTTTCGAGACCGAGGGCGCTACCTCGCTGGCCGGCGTGCCGTTCAGCTTCGACGTGCTGGAGCGGATCGGCTTCCGCCAGCGCCGCTATCCCGCGCTGCGCTATCTGACCCAGGCCGGCGGCCGGCTGCCGGCCGAGCGCGTGCTGGCTTACGCCGAGTGGGCGCGCGCGCAGGGCAAGCAAATGTTCGTCATGTATGGCCAGACCGAAGCCGCGCCGCGCATGGCCTATGTGCCGCCGGCCCAGCTGCACGCAAACCCGGACTGCATCGGCGTCCCCGTGCCCGGCGGCGCCTTCGAACTGGTCGAGGAAGACGGCACGCCGGTGACGGCCGCCGACCAGCCCGGCGAACTGGTATATCGCGGCCCGAATGTGATGATGGGCTATGCCGAAAGCGCGGCCGATCTGGCGCGTGGCGCCGGTCCCGCCGAGCTGCGCACGGGCGACCTGGCCTGCCGCAAGGCCAACGGCAATTACTATATAGTGGGCCGCAAGAGCCGCTTCTCGAAAATCCTCGGCCTGCGCATCAGCCTCGATGAGATCGAGCGCTGGCTGGAACAGCGCGGCGTATACGGCGCCGTGGGCGGCGACGACAAGCTGATCGCCGTCGCCATGGTGCAGCGCGCAGGCCGCGCCGAATTGAAGCAGGCCTTGCTGGAACGCTTTGGCCTGCCGGCATCGGCCGTCGAAGTGCGCGTGCTCGATCCGCTGCCGACGCTCCCCTCCGGCAAGGTCGACCACCGCGCCGTGCTGCGCCTGGTGCGCCAGGCGGCGGGCGAGGAGCTGCCGGAGGCGCCGCGCTCGCTGCTCGAAGCGTATAGCGTGGTGCTGGGCGTGCAGGACGTGCGGCCCGAGGACAGCTTCCTCGACCTCGATGGCGACTCGGTCAGCTTCGTCGATATCTCGCTGCTGATCGAAAGCTATCTGGGCCATCTGCCGGAAAACTGGGAAGCGCGCTCGATCGCCGAACTGGAAGCGCTCAAGCTGCCCGCCGCAGCGGCGCGGGAAGAGCACCGGCCGCGCCGCTTCGCTGTCGCCGCCATGGTCGCCTTCTCGCTGCTGGCCGTAGGCGAAGCTTCGCTGCAGATGCGCCATTACCTGAAGACCGGCCGCAGCGCCGCCGCCCTGCTGACCGGCAGCGGCGCCATGGTCTTCAACAAGGATTGGGGACTGACCACCTACCGTCCGCATTTCTCGCGCACGGTGTTGTCCAATGGCGGCCGCTTCGACGTCAACTCGCTCGGCTTCCGCAGCCCGGAAATCGCGGCCGCGCCGCAGGCTAACGAGCTGCGTGTGGTGGTGGCGGGCGCCTCCACCGTCTCCGGCGCCTACGCCGCCACCAACCAGGACACCTTCCCCAGCCTGCTGGAGCAGCGCCTGCGCCAGCAGATGCCGAGCCGCCCGGTGAACGTGGTGAACGCCGGCATCGAAGGCTATACCCTGGACGATATCGAGCGCCTGGTGGAGCGTGCCCTGATCGGCCTGAAACCGGCCGCCGTGGTGATCTACCCCGGCTTCAACGATATGAGCGGCATCTGCCGCGCCGCCCGCAGCCATGAGAAACCGGCCCACGCGCCGCAGCCCTCGCTGCCGCGCTGGATGCTGACGCGCGAAATCCTGGCCAAGAACACCGTTTCGCTGCGCGAGCCGCCGGTGCGCGCCGCCGTAGTCGATCCCGCCCAGCACATGACCGACGGCTATGCCGCGCGGCTGGACGCCATCGTCGGCCGCCTGCAAAGCGCCGGCATCGTGCCGGTGCTGATGACGGTGGCGCGCGCCACCAAGCATGAGCGGCAACCCGGCAGCGTGCAGCTGGCGCAGACCGCGCTGTTCTACAACCCTTGCCTCGACCTCGCAGGCCTGCTCAAAGCCAGCGCCATGTACAACCGCGCCATCGCCAATGTGGCGCGGCAGCGCCGTACCGCGCTGGTCGACCTGGCCCGCGCCATGCCGGGTGGGCGCGATTACTTTGTCGACGGCGGCCACTTCACCGCGCGCGGCGAGCGCTTCACCGCCGATTACCTGTTCCGCAGCATGTATAGCCAGCCGGAACTGGCGCGCGGCCTGGGCATCCCGCAGCGCATGGAAGTGGCCAGCGGCGGCGCGTTCACCAGCAAAGAAAAATAA
- a CDS encoding TonB-dependent receptor: MRQRFHRSPSTPSSLAAALLCCAVPAGLLLAASPAAQAQQSSATAQTRQAYRLPAGSLDQTLNRFAAAAGIEWTANSALTAGKTSPGLNGSYTVAEGLAELLKGQGLDAVRNPNGSYALQLASGSGAATAQTLPSVTVTAQLEKSATTEGSTSYTSSVVTMGRGEQAMKDIPQSVSVLTRQRMDDQGITDMRQATNSVTGVVGAQGVGPGLVIFSRGFQIDQWQYDGVPMPRNTYALGNWASEGMAFYDRMEVLRGASGLLQGTGSPGGAVNLVRKRGQAERAITLTAKAGSWDGFGAQVDAGGALNAEGTLRGRVLLDEDRSHSYIDSVWNRAHTQYAALDYDLSSATTIGLGVSHASNRSRPMLIGLPRSVGGADIGLPRSTYTGAWWNRSQNEQSNLFFDLEHRFNDRWTYKFAGIAMRERNSSVHQRIAGEADAAGKGVDYANFAVDFSSRKRGFDTYLRGQIDALSLQHELILGANYSQFNSDDAYTRTWEKGVDLWNIRHDRPWQDFNSIAAKDRARTSTYDTEQKGVYSTWRTKFSPALTAVVGGRLSWFKEIYAAPGSSETKAESGKFTGYAGLVHALNKDWSAYVSYADIFEPQAERDVGGHALDPVTGRNYELGLKGELLQGRLNTSFAMFRYDHSGRAVRDLAAGFACDGWYCSRASGKVRSQGGEAEVSGEVARGLQLFAGYAYTTTKYLSDPENEGQIFSTWAPKHMLRVWADYKLTGALRNVSVGGGVNTQSHTLGYGRTFNVPGFSTWSARLAYQVTPEVSLALNVNNVFDKRYYVPAYSTTASNNHYGDPRSAMLTLKYTPLR, encoded by the coding sequence ATGCGGCAACGCTTCCACCGTTCACCATCGACTCCATCCTCCCTCGCCGCGGCGCTGCTGTGCTGCGCCGTCCCGGCCGGCCTGCTGCTGGCCGCCTCGCCGGCTGCCCAGGCGCAGCAGAGCAGCGCCACTGCGCAAACGCGCCAGGCCTATCGCCTGCCCGCCGGCTCGCTGGACCAGACCTTGAACCGCTTCGCGGCGGCGGCGGGCATCGAGTGGACCGCGAATTCGGCCCTCACCGCCGGCAAGACCAGTCCTGGCCTGAATGGCAGCTACACCGTGGCCGAAGGCCTGGCCGAGCTGTTGAAAGGCCAGGGGCTGGATGCGGTGCGCAATCCGAATGGCTCGTATGCCTTGCAGCTCGCCTCCGGCAGCGGCGCGGCGACGGCCCAGACCCTGCCCAGCGTCACCGTCACCGCGCAGCTGGAAAAGAGTGCCACCACCGAAGGCAGCACTTCCTACACCAGCAGTGTGGTGACCATGGGCCGCGGCGAGCAGGCGATGAAGGATATCCCGCAGTCGGTCAGCGTGCTGACGCGCCAGCGCATGGACGACCAGGGCATCACCGATATGCGCCAGGCCACCAATAGCGTGACCGGCGTGGTGGGCGCGCAAGGCGTCGGCCCCGGCCTGGTCATCTTCTCGCGCGGCTTCCAGATCGACCAATGGCAGTACGATGGCGTGCCGATGCCGCGCAATACCTATGCGCTTGGCAACTGGGCCTCGGAAGGCATGGCTTTCTATGACCGCATGGAAGTGTTGCGCGGCGCATCCGGGCTGCTGCAGGGCACCGGTAGTCCGGGCGGCGCCGTCAATCTGGTGCGCAAGCGCGGCCAGGCCGAGCGCGCGATCACCCTGACCGCCAAGGCCGGTTCCTGGGATGGCTTCGGCGCCCAGGTCGACGCCGGTGGCGCGCTGAACGCCGAAGGCACGCTGCGCGGCCGTGTGCTGCTGGACGAAGACCGCTCGCATTCCTATATCGACTCCGTCTGGAACCGCGCGCACACCCAGTATGCGGCGCTGGATTACGACCTGAGCTCCGCCACCACGATCGGCCTTGGCGTCAGCCATGCAAGCAACCGCTCGCGTCCCATGCTGATTGGATTGCCGCGCTCCGTTGGCGGCGCCGACATCGGCCTGCCGCGCTCCACGTACACGGGTGCGTGGTGGAACCGCTCGCAGAACGAGCAAAGCAATCTGTTCTTCGATCTGGAGCACCGCTTCAACGACCGCTGGACCTATAAATTCGCCGGCATCGCCATGCGCGAGCGGAACTCCTCGGTGCATCAACGCATTGCCGGCGAGGCGGACGCCGCCGGCAAGGGCGTTGACTACGCCAATTTCGCCGTCGATTTCAGCAGCCGGAAACGTGGTTTCGACACCTACCTGCGCGGCCAGATCGACGCTCTCTCGCTTCAGCACGAACTCATCCTCGGCGCCAACTACTCGCAGTTCAACTCGGACGATGCCTACACGCGCACCTGGGAAAAGGGCGTCGACCTCTGGAATATCCGGCATGACCGTCCATGGCAGGACTTCAACAGCATCGCCGCCAAGGACCGCGCGCGGACCAGCACTTACGATACTGAACAGAAGGGCGTATACAGCACCTGGCGCACGAAATTTTCACCCGCGCTGACCGCGGTGGTGGGTGGCCGCCTTAGCTGGTTCAAGGAAATTTATGCCGCACCCGGCTCCAGCGAAACCAAGGCGGAATCCGGCAAGTTCACCGGCTACGCTGGCCTGGTGCATGCGCTGAACAAGGACTGGTCGGCCTACGTCAGCTATGCCGATATCTTTGAGCCGCAAGCCGAGCGCGATGTCGGCGGCCATGCGCTCGATCCGGTCACGGGACGCAACTATGAGCTGGGCCTGAAGGGCGAGCTGCTGCAAGGCCGCCTGAATACTTCCTTCGCCATGTTCCGCTACGATCACTCGGGACGCGCGGTGCGCGATCTGGCTGCCGGCTTTGCCTGCGACGGCTGGTATTGCTCGCGCGCTTCGGGCAAGGTGCGCAGCCAGGGCGGCGAGGCGGAAGTCAGCGGCGAGGTGGCGCGCGGCCTGCAGCTGTTCGCCGGCTATGCGTATACGACGACGAAGTATCTGTCGGACCCGGAAAACGAAGGCCAGATCTTCAGCACCTGGGCGCCGAAGCATATGCTGCGCGTGTGGGCCGACTATAAGCTGACTGGCGCGCTGCGCAATGTCAGCGTGGGCGGCGGCGTCAACACCCAGAGCCATACCTTGGGCTATGGCCGCACTTTCAATGTGCCTGGTTTCAGCACCTGGAGCGCCC
- a CDS encoding FecR domain-containing protein, with protein sequence MSKILSAAPDPLLVQCAAQWMARLWSDNASDAERAACAAWRAQKPEHEAAWQCLQAVNERFDAMPGAAAHAALKSVSAPSPARRKVLQLLGLGIAVGGVYRLAGESEIWAQASADHASAVGEIRRLTLPDGSTVVLNTGSAIDVAFSAAQRRIVLKAGEILVTTAKDAALPHRPFLVQSRHGTVRALGTEFVVRQHRDGSSVSVQHGAVEIRAGQGGLLRLEADQQASFSAERIGAPLPAAEHAAAWSRGVLVAEQMRLQDLLQELGRYRRGLLRCDPAVAELRASGVFPLRDTDRALRNLALGLPLEIRYLSPYWVTVLPRRRTGQK encoded by the coding sequence ATGAGCAAGATACTGTCTGCGGCACCCGACCCGCTTCTGGTGCAATGCGCCGCGCAATGGATGGCGCGCCTGTGGTCGGACAATGCCAGCGACGCCGAGCGCGCCGCCTGCGCCGCCTGGCGCGCGCAAAAGCCCGAGCACGAAGCGGCCTGGCAATGCCTGCAAGCGGTCAACGAGCGCTTTGACGCCATGCCGGGAGCGGCGGCCCATGCGGCCCTGAAAAGCGTGTCGGCCCCATCGCCTGCGCGCCGCAAGGTCTTGCAGCTGCTGGGTCTGGGCATCGCCGTTGGCGGCGTCTACCGCCTGGCCGGCGAGAGCGAAATATGGGCGCAGGCCAGTGCCGACCATGCCAGCGCCGTCGGCGAAATACGCCGTCTGACCCTGCCCGATGGCAGCACCGTGGTGCTGAATACCGGCAGCGCCATCGACGTGGCTTTCAGCGCAGCGCAACGCCGCATCGTGCTGAAGGCCGGCGAAATCCTGGTGACGACGGCAAAGGATGCGGCCTTGCCGCACCGGCCCTTCCTGGTGCAGAGCCGGCATGGCACGGTACGGGCGCTGGGTACGGAATTCGTGGTGCGCCAGCATAGGGACGGGTCGAGCGTGTCGGTGCAGCATGGCGCGGTCGAAATCCGTGCCGGGCAAGGCGGCTTGCTGCGGCTGGAGGCGGACCAGCAGGCCAGCTTCAGCGCCGAGCGCATCGGCGCGCCGCTGCCGGCGGCAGAACACGCCGCCGCCTGGTCGCGCGGAGTGCTGGTGGCAGAGCAGATGCGCCTGCAGGATCTGCTGCAGGAGCTGGGCCGCTACCGGCGCGGCCTGCTGCGCTGCGATCCCGCCGTGGCGGAGCTGCGCGCCAGCGGCGTCTTCCCCTTGCGCGATACCGACCGCGCGCTGCGCAATCTGGCACTCGGCCTGCCGCTGGAAATCCGCTATCTCTCGCCTTACTGGGTCACGGTGCTGCCGCGCCGCCGCACCGGACAAAAATAA
- a CDS encoding sigma-70 family RNA polymerase sigma factor: protein MSSSHPLHSLYTDHGAWLRNWLRAKLGNAWDAADLAHDTYVRILQAGTRPAAEDSRRYLVQVANGLMIDLFRRRRIETAYLEALSLLPEAQAPSEESRALAVEALLELDRLLHKLPAKARQAFLLCKLDGLSYRDIAAQLGVSVSSVEKYIAAALQACCLALYQP, encoded by the coding sequence ATGTCCTCATCCCACCCGCTTCACAGCCTGTACACCGACCATGGCGCATGGCTGCGCAACTGGTTGCGCGCGAAGCTGGGCAATGCCTGGGACGCGGCCGATCTGGCGCACGACACCTATGTGCGCATTCTGCAGGCCGGCACCCGCCCCGCTGCGGAAGACTCGCGGCGCTATCTGGTGCAGGTGGCGAATGGCTTGATGATCGACCTGTTTCGCCGCCGCCGCATCGAGACGGCTTATCTGGAGGCGCTGAGCCTTTTGCCGGAAGCCCAGGCTCCGTCCGAGGAGAGCCGGGCGCTGGCCGTCGAGGCCTTGCTTGAGCTGGACCGGCTGCTGCACAAGCTGCCGGCCAAGGCGCGCCAGGCTTTCCTGCTCTGCAAGCTGGATGGATTGAGCTACCGCGACATCGCGGCGCAGCTGGGCGTGTCCGTTTCATCCGTCGAAAAATACATCGCGGCGGCCCTGCAGGCTTGCTGCCTGGCGCTGTACCAGCCATGA
- a CDS encoding response regulator, which yields MHILIIEDDLDLGQALQQALKADGVSSEWRRRINDAPPVCDAQDYDCVLLDLSLPDGGGLQLLKQWRNAGCTVPIIILTARAGLEDRVTGLDGGADDFIVKPFITAELMSRIRAVRRRYAQQATEVWRIGALQIEPRAHLVQLDGVALDLSPREFQLVLELAREAGAVVPKGALAQRLEPLGDPLDFGAIEVHVSNLRRKIGAQRIRTVRGVGYMLEA from the coding sequence ATGCATATCCTAATTATTGAAGACGACCTCGATCTGGGCCAGGCCTTGCAGCAAGCGCTGAAGGCCGATGGCGTCAGCAGCGAATGGCGGCGCCGCATCAACGACGCGCCCCCGGTCTGCGACGCGCAGGACTACGACTGCGTACTGCTCGATCTGAGCCTGCCCGATGGCGGCGGCCTGCAACTGCTCAAGCAATGGCGCAATGCCGGCTGCACGGTCCCCATCATCATCCTGACCGCGCGCGCCGGGCTGGAAGACCGCGTCACCGGCCTGGATGGCGGCGCCGACGACTTCATCGTCAAGCCCTTCATCACGGCCGAATTGATGTCGCGCATCCGCGCCGTGCGGCGCCGCTACGCGCAGCAGGCCACCGAAGTGTGGCGCATCGGCGCCTTGCAGATCGAGCCGCGCGCCCACCTGGTGCAGCTCGACGGCGTGGCGCTCGACCTGTCGCCGCGCGAATTCCAGCTGGTGCTGGAACTGGCGCGCGAAGCCGGTGCCGTGGTGCCCAAGGGCGCGCTGGCGCAGCGCCTGGAACCGCTGGGCGACCCGCTCGATTTCGGCGCCATCGAAGTGCACGTCTCGAATCTGCGGCGCAAGATCGGCGCCCAGCGCATCCGCACCGTGCGCGGCGTCGGCTATATGCTGGAGGCCTGA
- a CDS encoding HAMP domain-containing sensor histidine kinase, with protein MHRRRPWARPTLTRRIVVALLIAFVLVWSVFLCIEFVKARDVRHNDQELRDFSASMMGSISGLTTADEARAVANTTSIILNDYYDSIDVPGAVLLQLDARSGERLFLSPEAEGVRLKGMNGQIGNAIIHGLRYRVYRGESERWILTVAMPMPAPFWLLTSVGSDLVKDLLIAFPLVLLPIWIAVARGLRPLHLLSKRIAARGPDELSPLDINPNYADLLPLGQAINQLLAKLRRRIEREHNFVHDAAHELRTPLAVISVQAHALAAAPDEAQRRVAEQRLDHAISRASHLIAQLLEMAQADGSTARSASKVDVAELARQELALAAPAAMARQLELELDAPDTLPHTLDVPAFQAILQNLLRNAVHYTQEGGRIVVSLARNGGGLQLAVADNGPGIAPGEQELIFERFYRGSGGHDTPGSGLGLAIVKQAVARLAGNVRLSGGLDGRGCTFSVELPA; from the coding sequence ATGCACCGGCGGCGGCCATGGGCCAGGCCGACCCTTACGCGGCGCATCGTGGTGGCCCTGCTGATTGCGTTCGTGCTGGTGTGGTCGGTGTTTCTCTGCATCGAATTCGTCAAGGCGCGCGATGTGCGCCACAACGACCAGGAACTGCGCGATTTCAGCGCCAGCATGATGGGTTCCATCAGCGGCCTGACCACGGCCGATGAAGCGCGCGCCGTCGCCAACACGACCTCCATCATCCTCAACGACTATTACGACAGCATCGACGTCCCTGGCGCCGTGCTGCTGCAGCTCGACGCGCGCAGCGGCGAGCGCTTGTTCCTGTCGCCGGAAGCGGAAGGGGTGCGTCTCAAGGGCATGAACGGGCAGATCGGCAACGCCATCATCCACGGCCTGCGCTACCGCGTTTACCGCGGCGAATCCGAACGCTGGATTCTGACCGTGGCCATGCCGATGCCCGCGCCATTCTGGCTGCTGACCAGCGTCGGCAGCGATCTGGTCAAGGATTTGCTGATCGCCTTCCCGCTGGTGCTGCTGCCGATCTGGATCGCGGTGGCGCGCGGCCTGCGTCCCCTGCACCTGCTGTCGAAACGGATCGCCGCGCGCGGCCCGGACGAGCTGTCCCCGCTCGACATCAATCCCAACTATGCCGACCTGCTGCCGCTGGGCCAGGCGATCAACCAATTGCTGGCCAAGCTGCGCCGGCGCATCGAACGCGAACACAATTTCGTCCACGACGCCGCGCACGAGCTGCGCACGCCGCTGGCCGTGATCTCGGTCCAGGCCCACGCCTTGGCCGCCGCGCCCGACGAAGCGCAGCGGCGCGTGGCCGAACAGCGCCTCGACCACGCGATCTCACGTGCCTCGCACCTGATCGCGCAGCTGCTGGAAATGGCGCAGGCCGACGGCAGCACGGCGCGCAGCGCCAGCAAGGTCGACGTGGCCGAACTGGCGCGCCAGGAACTGGCCCTGGCCGCCCCCGCCGCCATGGCGCGCCAGCTGGAGCTGGAACTCGACGCGCCCGACACGCTGCCGCACACGCTCGACGTGCCAGCCTTCCAGGCCATCCTGCAAAACCTGCTGCGCAACGCCGTGCACTACACGCAGGAAGGCGGACGCATCGTGGTCAGCCTGGCGCGCAACGGCGGCGGCCTGCAACTGGCGGTGGCCGACAACGGCCCCGGCATCGCGCCGGGCGAACAGGAATTGATCTTCGAACGCTTCTACCGCGGCAGCGGCGGCCACGATACGCCGGGGTCGGGCCTGGGACTGGCCATCGTCAAGCAAGCCGTGGCGCGCCTGGCGGGCAATGTGCGGCTAAGTGGCGGCCTGGATGGTCGAGGATGCACCTTTAGCGTGGAACTACCAGCCTAA
- a CDS encoding DUF4180 domain-containing protein, which yields MTTPADNILQLHGQNVLHCTADGPVISRPGDLNDLMGHAFGHKVCWLVLDKARLSPDFFVLRTRFAGEAIQKLITHGLKLAIVGDLSAELDASEALRDFIRESNRGSSVWFLADLPAVEVRLQHLN from the coding sequence ATGACGACTCCCGCCGACAACATCCTCCAGCTGCACGGACAAAACGTGCTTCACTGTACGGCCGATGGCCCCGTCATCAGCCGCCCAGGCGATTTGAACGACCTTATGGGCCACGCCTTCGGACATAAGGTGTGCTGGCTGGTGCTGGATAAAGCACGCCTTTCGCCTGATTTCTTCGTGCTGCGTACCCGCTTCGCCGGCGAAGCAATTCAGAAACTGATCACGCACGGACTAAAGCTCGCCATAGTGGGCGATCTGAGCGCCGAACTGGATGCCAGCGAGGCACTGCGCGACTTTATCCGTGAATCGAACCGTGGTTCCTCGGTGTGGTTCCTGGCAGACCTGCCGGCCGTCGAAGTCCGCCTGCAACACCTAAATTAA
- a CDS encoding MBOAT family protein: MELTGFAYLVFFLLVLAAHHYLRAHGGWQKAMLTAASYYFYATIDWRFMGLLAAFTVINYSAGEVVMRARSLALRRAAVASAIGASLAMLGYFKYLNFFAAMLNSVAQWMGQDALLPLVSVLLPVGISFMTFQAISYPIDLYAGRLQKTCSFGDFALFIAFFPRLLAGPIVPAAYFLPQLEQPVRVSEDQRFEGLALVLRGVVKKVLLADTLGSHLVDPAFANPGVYSSAFLWLAMFGYSLQAYLDLSGYTDMALGAARMLGYRLPSNFNRPYLATSVANFWQRWHISMSSFFRNYLYTPLSAAWSAPAWLNLLIVFVAIGLWHGAGWNFVVYGLLHGSLVALEHLRSEARTARGLPAPVYRGLRLALQVALIFSIVSLTRILFRSESLAVAGSYLAAMAGPLDGRFPLSLSALLALAAAALLHFTPMRWRELLMAAVNRQPAWAFGANFAAITYLSIVFTRGNGGFIYFQF; the protein is encoded by the coding sequence GTGGAATTGACGGGCTTCGCCTATCTGGTGTTTTTCCTGCTGGTGCTGGCGGCCCACCACTACTTGCGCGCGCATGGCGGCTGGCAGAAGGCCATGCTGACCGCCGCCAGCTACTACTTCTACGCCACCATCGACTGGCGTTTCATGGGCCTGCTGGCCGCTTTCACCGTCATCAACTACAGCGCCGGCGAAGTGGTGATGCGCGCGCGCAGCCTTGCCTTGCGGCGCGCAGCGGTGGCGTCGGCCATCGGCGCCAGCCTGGCCATGCTCGGCTACTTCAAATACCTGAACTTCTTCGCCGCCATGTTGAACAGCGTGGCCCAGTGGATGGGACAGGACGCGCTGCTGCCGCTGGTGAGCGTGCTGCTGCCGGTGGGGATTTCCTTCATGACCTTCCAGGCCATCAGCTACCCCATCGACCTGTATGCGGGACGGCTGCAAAAGACCTGCAGCTTCGGCGACTTCGCCTTGTTCATCGCCTTCTTCCCGCGCCTGCTGGCCGGGCCTATCGTCCCCGCCGCCTACTTCCTGCCGCAGCTGGAACAGCCGGTGCGCGTGAGCGAGGACCAGCGCTTCGAAGGCCTGGCCCTGGTGCTGCGTGGCGTGGTCAAGAAGGTGCTGCTGGCCGATACCCTGGGCAGCCATCTGGTTGATCCCGCGTTTGCCAATCCCGGCGTGTATTCCTCCGCCTTCCTCTGGCTCGCCATGTTCGGCTACAGCCTGCAAGCCTATCTGGACCTGAGCGGCTACACCGATATGGCGCTGGGCGCCGCGCGCATGCTGGGCTACCGGCTGCCGTCCAACTTCAACCGGCCCTACCTCGCTACCAGCGTCGCCAACTTCTGGCAGCGCTGGCATATCAGCATGTCCTCCTTCTTCCGCAACTACCTGTACACGCCCTTGTCGGCCGCATGGAGCGCGCCGGCCTGGCTCAATTTGCTGATCGTGTTCGTGGCGATCGGCCTGTGGCACGGCGCGGGCTGGAATTTTGTCGTCTACGGCCTGCTGCACGGCAGCCTGGTGGCGCTGGAACATCTGCGCAGCGAAGCGCGCACCGCGCGCGGCCTGCCGGCGCCCGTGTACCGCGGCCTGCGGCTGGCGCTGCAGGTGGCGCTGATCTTCAGCATCGTCTCGCTGACGCGCATCCTGTTCCGCAGCGAGAGCCTGGCGGTGGCCGGCTCCTACCTCGCCGCCATGGCGGGACCGCTGGACGGCCGCTTTCCCTTGTCGCTCTCGGCCCTGCTGGCGCTGGCCGCCGCCGCCCTGCTGCACTTCACCCCGATGCGCTGGCGCGAACTGCTGATGGCGGCCGTCAACCGCCAGCCCGCCTGGGCCTTTGGCGCCAATTTCGCCGCAATCACCTATCTGAGCATCGTTTTCACGCGCGGCAACGGCGGCTTTATCTACTTCCAATTCTGA